CGTCCTCAGTTTTCGATTTCGCACCGATTGGGCAGCGTACCAGCGCTTGCAACGCAGGCGCTTGGGCAAGCGCATCCTGTGTACCGACAACGAGTCGTGGAGCGACCAGGACATCATCTTGGCCAGCCGCGCACAGCATCATGTGGAGCGCGCGTTCAAGCAGATGAAGAATCCCCACTGGGTGAGCTTCTCGCCGGCCTTTCACTGGACCGATCAGAAGCTGCGCGTACATGTGTTCTATTGTGTGCTGGCGCTGCTGCTGAGTTCGCTGCTGCAACGCAAGGCGGCCCACGGCGGACACCTCCTTACCATCGAGCAACTACTGGCGGAACTCAGCGGCGTGACCGAAGTGGTCAACCTCTACGCCGCGCCTGAGCCGGCCACCAGAGGGCGCTACCGGGCTCAATACGTGCTCTCTGAACGCTCGTCCCTGCAAGACAAACTGTGCCGCCTACTTGACGTATACCGACACGCCCATCCCTGACAGCACCACAGTCAGTGTATACAAGCCTCGTCCCGGAAGGATAGCGAGTAACTTGCTATCCTCAAATCACTTATCCACTCAGACCGTCAGGCACCCGAGCTAACTAGGAAACTCACGCTAGGCTCGGGTGGCGCCGCATTCTACAACCTAGGGCGCCCATACTTCTGAAACAGATCCGCGACCGCCTCGCGCAGCATGTCCTCTGCCGAACGATTCTGCTCCAGCGCCATCATCCTGACCTGCTGATGGACGGCGGGATCCACCCACACCGTAAGCGCCTTCAGACCGCGCCGGCTCGGCGGACGATGTGCGTGTGCCTCGGGCTGCGGTGCCGGGGCCGGTGCCGTGGGCTCGGCCTGCGATGTGAACGCATCCAGCAGTGAACGTTTGGCCATTGATCAAACTCTTGCCAGCATGCCGGCGGCGGGGTGGCCCGCCCGGCTCACTTGGCTGCAGGTCCATTCGTAGAGGCGTACAATCTCGTATGCGGCCTTCCCCTTCGGCTCATACTCCTGGACTCCTTGTCCGGCCGTGGCTGCGTGCACGAACGCGACGCGGTGGCCGATGCGCACCGGTGCAACCGGCAGACCGTTCGTCTCGAGGGTTTGCTGCGCCTCGTCGGCGAGCAAGCCGCGGGCAGGAACTCCGCAGAGCACCGCCGATGCGGGGGTACCGGCGAGTAGTGCGATCGTCTGTGATGCCGTGACCGCGAACAAGTCCAGAATCGACGCGCGGCACGGCACGAGCACCAGGTCGGCCGCTCGCGCGGCCGCGAGCGCCGGCGACTCGGCGTGCGGGGCTGTATCGATGAAGCACAGGGAAGCGCCGTGCTCCCGTGCGGTTGCGAGGACCTCCGCGAGCCGCGCGGCCTGCGCAGAAACGACGACCGGCGCCTCAGCCTTGCGTGAGTCGGCCCATGCGGCGGCGCTGGCCTGCGGATCCAGATCCACGATGAGCGCCGCACGCCCGGAGAGCTCGGCGGCCACGGCCAGATTGAGCGCCAGGGACGTCTTGCCTACGCCGCCCTTCTGCGACACCAGGGCTATTGTCAGCATGTCCCTATGGTTGCATGCTGACATATCACCATGCAACCACCACCTGTGATTAAGGTGCCAACCCCTTTGGGAATGGCTACTGCCTCGGAAGCCGGCGCGCGGTGTCGCATACGCACACGCGGCGCACCACCGGACTACTCTTTTTCTGGCCGCGTGCTGTCCATTGAGGCCGGCCCCGAACTGGAGAGTGCCCTTGGCCGAGGAGCTTGACCGACAATGCGCCTGATGCGCCTACCCTGGCCGAACTTGCACACTATCCACCACGAACGCAGGTGGTAAGCCCGGCAAGCGGACTCGTGACATGGAGACGCCCTGCTGACCGGCATCGAGAACACGCCCTCGCCACCACTGCTCCGCCCGTGACGGTCGTGCTGGCCGGGTGGCCACGACGGACCTCGGTGGAATGACCCGTTGAAATTCGCTCCCTCGTGGACTATCGACCAGCACTGGGGACTCCAGTGCATACTTGAATGGGGGATAAGGACGAATGACCGTCCATGACACGCCGGAGGCGGAACCACCGGACGCGCAGCAACGCAAGCGGATTGAAGCCATGACGCAGGATCCGGCGATGCAACAAGTCGCCGCCACAGCACGCCCGCGCGGCCCGGAGCGCAGTCCGCAACCGGGCAATCCTGGCAAGCAGAGGATACAGCGCCGTCTTGCGATCATGGCCGAGACCGCCGAACGCGATCCAGAAATCAAGCAGCGCATCCAGAAGCAGGAGAAAGCGGCACGCAAGAGGATCAGACCAGGCCGCCAGAAGACTGAGGCGCAAGGTCGGCAGCTTGTACCTACATCGTGGGATGACAGGCGGCACGTGAACCTTGCGGGGCCGCTGGCAAACACTCGTCATGTGGTGCCCGCCCGCGAGCTGCAGGACGGACAGACCGCACTGCCGTTCGATTACGACCTGCTACAGCGTGCCGCGCAGCCGCCGGCGAAGGAACCGCGC
Above is a genomic segment from Spirochaetaceae bacterium containing:
- a CDS encoding AAA family ATPase — its product is MLTIALVSQKGGVGKTSLALNLAVAAELSGRAALIVDLDPQASAAAWADSRKAEAPVVVSAQAARLAEVLATAREHGASLCFIDTAPHAESPALAAARAADLVLVPCRASILDLFAVTASQTIALLAGTPASAVLCGVPARGLLADEAQQTLETNGLPVAPVRIGHRVAFVHAATAGQGVQEYEPKGKAAYEIVRLYEWTCSQVSRAGHPAAGMLARV